TGGGACAGAAATCGAATTCGGCGGTATCTCTCGCCGGGGCGGGATGCGTCGTTACGTGGCTGGCTCGACTGACGAGACCGAGGCGGTTTTGATTCCAGAGTCGAACCTAGGGTCGTGGACGCACACCAACGCCAGTTCCGGAACCCCTTCTCGATGGACACCGCCTGCACGAACTGCGAGGCCCTCTGTGAGGTCCGCGAGCAGGTCGTCCACGGCTACGGCGACGTGGGCGCAGAGTTCCTCTTCGTCGGCGAGGCACCGAGTGCGGACGCAGAGCGAACGGGCGTCCCCTTCACCGGTGACGACGCGGGCGAGCGTGTCCAGCGAATCCTCGGTGAACTCGGCTTTTCGCGCTCCGACCCCGACGCCGAGGAACCCGACGTGCAGAACGTCTTTCTCACGTATCTGACCCGCTGTCGACACCCCGAACGCGGCCCGACAGACAACGAAATCTCGACGTGTGAACCCTTCTTGAATGCCGAGATTCGGATGATAAACCCGCACATCATCGTCCCCGTCGGACAGGCCGCACTGGAGGCGCTCGCGTTCGATTACACGACACGCGCGGCAGACAGTTTCGACGTGGAAGCCGAACACGCGACGACAATCCGCGGCCGTGGGTTCGAACTCGTGCCGATGATGGACCCCGACAAGCAGACCGACGCAGACACCGAGGCGTTCGTCGAACACGTTCGTGAGTCGGTGTTCAGTCGCGATTACCGCCAGACGAAAGGCCGCCGGAGTCGCTGACGCGAGAACGACAAGCGGCGGGTTCAAGGGTTCGCCGGCGTGAAGAGAGAGTATGACCGTCATCGCCGTCCTCGCCGAACCGCCGCGGCCCGGGTTGGTACTCCCAGACCTCGCGGAGACGAGTCCGCTCACGGAACGAGAGGCCGCAGACCTCTACGCCGCGATGCTCAAGGACATCTGCATCGCCGTCGAGCGGTCGGGTGGCG
The genomic region above belongs to Haloferax marinisediminis and contains:
- a CDS encoding uracil-DNA glycosylase; this translates as MDAHQRQFRNPFSMDTACTNCEALCEVREQVVHGYGDVGAEFLFVGEAPSADAERTGVPFTGDDAGERVQRILGELGFSRSDPDAEEPDVQNVFLTYLTRCRHPERGPTDNEISTCEPFLNAEIRMINPHIIVPVGQAALEALAFDYTTRAADSFDVEAEHATTIRGRGFELVPMMDPDKQTDADTEAFVEHVRESVFSRDYRQTKGRRSR